The Clarias gariepinus isolate MV-2021 ecotype Netherlands chromosome 3, CGAR_prim_01v2, whole genome shotgun sequence DNA window TGCGTAATTCTGTGGTGGAACATTTTAGAGCCCATTTGTAATCAAAAAATTTCTCAAATCCACTAAGTTGTTTAATCAGCTTCCTCATTTTTACTAATTAGCCTTTTGCATGGTAACTAATTTGACCCAGActtgtttcatttaaatatcaAGTACTTGAttgctcttttttctttttaagtgctTAACCACAAAATAAGTTGAAGTACCCTGTTAAggccattttttttcattaactcTATTTAGCAAAATTgcagctgctgttttttttttatttacataatatatatatttttttcatttacattattattattattattattattattattattattatttatgatttataactTTAAAGATGTCTAAAATTAATTCAtccaaaacaataaaacatgctCCTCCAACAGCCTTTGGAATAAACTAATGATGTTGAAGTAAGAACTCCACCTAATTTGAATTTTTTACACCCTCGACTCTATTTTACTCTATTTCCCCTTATCAATAAATGTCATATCAGTCACTGGTAGGACAAACAAATCTATACTTGAGTCTCACATCGCCTGCCATTATGAGTGTTGTTTCCTTTTAAACAACTGGTAGGGTGATTTTCAGCTTTGTTCCCCAACTGTGCGATACAATCATCTTTAAGATGCTTGTTAAAAGCAAACACTGTAATCTGATATGGATGCCAAAAGTGAAATCTTataagttatacagtatatatgagaGATGGGAagctttttatcattattttggtCAGGCCTCTAATTTTGCCATTAAAACATTCCCGAATTCCGAACactcttacagtacagtacgttcTGCTCACCTCTCCATTCTGCAGTGTAGTAATATTTTGGTTCTCATTCTCATCCAGCACTTTATCGGGTATAGGTGGTGGATTTTCCTCGTCAGGTTGCACTACAGATGAGCGCTGAGCCTCAGCTTCTACGCTGTAACGGCTCTTCTTCTTCAGGTCGATGGAGGCATACTCCGCGCCATCGGCCAGCGGGTCAGGCGTGCCGGGGCTAGGGCTCGGGTGCCCGTTGGGCTGGCCAGTCTGAGGTTCGTCAGGGGCCAGTTTCCCATTAGTAAGGCATGCCTCCTTACACTCTTTTACCGTCTCATAGGGTGAGTCTTCTATGACATCTTGTGGGGCTGCGTCCTTCAGCATCTCGTACGTGCCCTCCCCAGACAATCTGTTCGTAGCGGCTGACGCCTCTGAAGAGGGCAGAGCGTTGGCGCCGGGAATGCTGGGCAACTCGCGGTCCTGGGGGCATTTAGAAGAGCGATGCTCTGACTGGATGGACAGCATTTCTTCTGAAGGGTGTGGGCTTGTGTCCACagtgtctgtgagaactgacacagagatgagcaGATATGATTAGGAGGGCTGCTGATTCAGAATCAGCCTTATGTTTAACTTTACAACAAGCTAGGCAAGGCCTGATATTAGATCATAATAACTGCCTGTCATTTAATCCTAATTAATGCATAAGATAACAAATCATGACTTTAGGTTAAGACTATATTTGGgttattataaaaccttatatTCAGAGACATGACAGATAGTAAATAGTACAACAGCaccaatataatttattattaaatctacaGCTATGTGCTTAACATGATTATTGAAAATTGCTGTTTCTTCAACTATGCTGTTACAAAGATAGCTCTTTTTAGGCTGATTAGTATAGCTACTGTAGCTAAACATTTGAATTGAAtagaaaacaattatttaaccCTTAAGAATCCAGACCCATTTCTCATTTATGGGAATTCATAAGGGATAATACACAGACCGGATAAACCACATGGACCACCTTTTGAAAGATCATCATATGGCATTTTTCTGGACATTTTTAGGGTTAAAAGCCCTATGTAACATATCTCACAGCAATATTTTCTTAATTGGTTTTGTATCAATTTGTTTAAGTAATGCAGTCTAAacagaaatatataatataagatattaataataatctatttagTAGGATGAAACTTAGTTTCAGTAACAAGaaacaagtttttttaaattggcTAGGGGTGACACCTCACACTTTCATTTTGGAAATGATGTCATGGGTGCACAAATTCACAGATTGTCACATGACTGCACCAGGATGTTCATTAGATGTCACTTAGGGACGGAAACTTaagctaaataaaaaactttccagaacatttaaaaagttttttgacACCTCTGTGTCATCGTGGAGCATCTGTGTTACGGTGAAGTCCGTAATTTGTTTCCTTAATAACCAGATTTCAACAGATAAACGATAAAGATGATAGCTACACTTTTATCCTCCACACCTTCCTTCCTAGTTAAACTACTGTTGCATGGCCTGTATTTGCATAATGGAACATAACCTGCAAACACGGTTGGCAAAAAAACCTCAGTGACAATTTTTGGACTTAATAATATGCTTAGTCAAATTAACATTCctgataaaattattattgccaattgttaataataataataataataataataataataacatcataatgtatatgtatatattgcaAGCACTCCCTCTTAGTTAGTGAACTTCCATGGAAGCAATTTCTGTAATTTCTGTAAACTCTTAAAACTTAAATATGATGTGGAGTCAGGAAAGGACTTTTTGAATAGAAGGAAGTTTTGACTTGACTAATATtggtttaatatattatatgcacTATATAACAGTAAACTTGGTCATATAAAGCATTTTACCTGTACCGCTTGTAAGAGGCCCGTTGAAGGAGCTACTGGCCACCAGGTCAGTGCCATGGCTGCCTGTATCTGCTGTTTGGCTACATGTTTCCTTTTCTGACACCTGCACAGAGACAGAACCGGGACATTTCATACTAGCAAAGACAAATTAAGACACATCTTTATTGTTAGTAATTCTAAGATTCAGCCATGGCTAATAGTGAGATTAGAGAGGAAAGATACAATCTAAGTTTGAACATCATACGAGGGTaggggcgttcaaatcaaactgggacttgttattaaatttcttgtgaataaagtgtaaaaactgattgacatttaaaggACACTTCAAACACAGTATGGTGATAAGattcttagccacagtaaaacatatatcacaaataacattttaaagaaggctgtacgtccATGAATGAGGATCCAGGCTAAAGTGGCACATTGCAGTTGTTccagtgaacattcagtgagtggaatgcctgatcatTGAAAATCGATGAATACCTTCtcaccaacttgcggaagagatgcATTTGTCTCTgagacctcactccaagccattttattataatcatgGGCGATGAAAGGAGTTCCTTGGAGGCCAGCGTTTGATCATGGCACTAgcatactaagaaaactttctaccttgatgttaTCCAAGCAGTAGTGAAACGCTAGGATAAATGCCTTAGTATAGCTGGGGATTATATGGAAAaatagagtttttactctcattactGCGTTCTGTTATTCTTCACAACCAAAAGTCCCTTGGACAATGTCTCAGTATATAAATGATGGCATAATAAACATGACATGGAGCAAACGTACTATGCACATATACATAAATTCAGACAGGCAACTACATTTgtgatttataatttttctttaatattgtaATGCCCATTTTTCTAGTGTTGCATGGTAAACTCTAAAGAtgtctaaaaattattttatccaaaaccataaaaaaagctCCTCCAACAGCTTTTGTAATAAAACTAGTGATGTTGAAGTAAGAACTCCACCTAATTTGAATTTTTTACACCCTCGACTATTTTACTAAATTTCCCCTTATCAATTACTCTCACATCGGTCACTGATAGGACAAACAAATCTACACTTGAGTCTCACTATTATCGCCTGCCATTATGAGTGTTGTTTCCTTTTAAACAACTATTAGGGTTATTTTCAGCTTTGTTCCGCAACTGTGCGATACAATCATCTTTAAGATGTTAATACTGTAATCTGATATGGATGGCAAAAgtgaaatattatatttagttttacagtatatacaacgatGGAAAGCTTTTCCTCGCTGGTCCATTTATATCAGTAAGCCCTAAAGGGTTGGGAAAAAGGTTTTTGAAGTCTTGTATTTTTAGCACATTAGAAGGCATACAGTTGCTTTTTGGCACCACCGTGTGGTCACTTTGTGATTTCAACACCATCAGTTTTATCAAATCACACACCCTACGGAACCAGTCTGCTTGTCATCTAAAGACAAAAAACCCATAATTAACCTATGGACCCATGACAGGCATTGCCATTTAAAATCTCTTTTGTGCTTTCCCTCACAAGCCGAATATTATTGTATAGTTTTTCATCAAAAGTTAAAGGAGCTCCAGCTCCCTGGGGTTTCGTGTGtacagttgtggccaaaagttttgagaattacataaatattggaaattggaaaagttgctgcttaagtttttataatagcaatttgcatatactccagaatgttatgaagagtgatcagatgaattgcatagtccttctttgccatgaaaatgaacttaatcccaaaaaaaccttaccACTGCATTtaattgctgtcattaaaggacctgctgagatcatttcagtaatcgtcttgttaactcaggtgagaatgttgaggagcacaaggctggagatcattatgtcaggctgattgggttagaatggcagatttgacatgttaaaaggagggtgaagcttgaaatcattgttcttccattgttaaccatggtgacctgcaaagaaacacgtgcagccatcattgcgttgcataaaaaatggcttcacaggcaaggatattgtggcgactaagattgcacctaaatcaacaatttataggatcattaagaacttcaaggaaagaggtttaaTTCTTGTTACGAAGGCTTTAGGgtgtccaagaaagtccagcaagcgccaggatcgtctcctgaAAAGGATTCAGCTGTGGGATCGGAGTGCccccagtgcagagcttgcttaggaatggcagcaggcaggtgtgagcgcatctgcacgctcAGTggggcgaagacttttggaagatggcctggtgtcaagaagagctgcaaagaagccacttctctccaaaaaaaaaacatcagggacagattgatcttctgcgtaaagtatggtgaatggactgctgaggactggggcaaagtcatattctcagatgaaggctctttccgattgtttggggcatctggaaaaaggcttgtctgtagaagaaaaggtgagcgctaccatcactcctgtgtcatgccaactgtaaagcatcctgaaaccattcatgtgtggggttgcttctcatccaaggaagtgggctcactcacaattttgcccaaaaacacagccatgaataaagaatggtaccaaaacaccctccaacagcaacttcttccaacaatccaacaacagtttggtgaaggaCAATGCATTTTCtggcacgatggagcaccgtgccataaggcaaaagtgataactaagtggctcgaaaccaaaacgttgaaattttgggtccatggcctggaaactccccagatctaaTCCCAttaagaacttgtggtcaatccacaagaggcgggtggacaaacaaaaaccctctAATTCTAataaactccaagaagtgattatgaaagaatgggttgctatcggTCAGGATTTGgtccagaagttgattgagagcatgcccagtcgaattgcaaaGGTCCTaaaaaaagaagggccaacactgcaaatactgactctttgaataaatgtcatgtaattgtcgattatagcctttgaaacgtatgaagtgcttttaATTATATATCAGTCCATcccagaaacaactgaaacatcTAAAAGCAGTTCatcagcaaactttgtgaaaactaatatttgtgtcattctcaaaacttttggccacgactgtacatgtGAAGATGTATGATTACACAGATTTTGTCAGATTCTTCCCAAAGGACTTTCTGCTTCCCTACATGCCTGATTCACATTACACTAACATTCGTCCattcatgcatttctttcttcttactactttattgtataattaataatggTGCCCAGCATCAGCCTTTTCAGCATTTGGACCTAGAAGACCTTGTTTATACACTACAattcaaaagtctggacacaccaTCTAATTCCAtgttctttcctgatttttatttcttcctacattgtaaaacaatgctaaaacgACCAAATTATGCAatgatctcctttgaacagttaatattgagacacgcattatatatatatatatatatatatatatatatatatatgtatgtatgtatgtatgtatatcgaacagccttaacattaaaaccactgacggATAAATTGAATCACATAGATTATCACATTAATAATCAAGCAGAAAGCAGAAACAATAAATAAGCAAAAGGATCTGTGTGACTTGGATAAGCTGCACATTGTGATGGCCAGATGACTATATTACAGCATCTTCAAGACAATCTTGTTGGATTTCCTGGTATACAGTGTTCTGTACTTACCAAAAGTGGGCCAAACGAGGACAACCAGTGAAAAGGGATGGACACAAAGACTCACTGATGCATGGGAGATGCAAAGACCAGAAGATTCGGTCCAATGCCATAGGAGAGCTAGTATAGCATATATGCTGAAATGCTGAAAACGTTCATGCTGGTTTATCTGGGAAggagatggcaccaggatgcaatATGGGATGAGGACAAGCCAGTAGAGGCAATGTGATGCTTTGGGTAGTGTTCAGTtgggaaaccttgggtcctgcCACTCATGGATATCATCACCTACTGTACCCAAACACTGCTGCAGACCAGGTAACATCACTTCATAGAAAATGCATTCTTGAATGAAGTCTTCTTTCAGCATTGTTCAGAAATGGTTTGAGAGACATGACATACTGTAGGGTTCAAGTCTTGTGGAGTTCATGCCTCGATAGTTCAGAGCTGatgtatgttgtatttacagGT harbors:
- the pag1 gene encoding phosphoprotein associated with glycosphingolipid-enriched microdomains 1, with the translated sequence MAPVLSALWGSGVAGSEISAELTVVTTLTAFWAFLLLTVLLVLCTGCQGQKKATQLPGDHENLMNGVSEKETCSQTADTGSHGTDLVASSSFNGPLTSGTVLTDTVDTSPHPSEEMLSIQSEHRSSKCPQDRELPSIPGANALPSSEASAATNRLSGEGTYEMLKDAAPQDVIEDSPYETVKECKEACLTNGKLAPDEPQTGQPNGHPSPSPGTPDPLADGAEYASIDLKKKSRYSVEAEAQRSSVVQPDEENPPPIPDKVLDENENQNITTLQNGEISDLYTTVDKPAMEEEKEHDYSSISEIRGIVVESSSSELYATVKDVCHSPPAEQPAENTDHGYESIKIAKSVEDEGQPEDGGQQENGLVEPDYANFEELEPESETSRL